A window of Streptomyces sp. SAI-127 contains these coding sequences:
- a CDS encoding IclR family transcriptional regulator translates to MRTQHGESVLARTVRILDAFTPEEPALTVSEISRRSGLHVATASRLVAELVSYGCLIRDDDRRVRIGMRLWELATRASPTLSLRNAAMPFMEGVHDVVGHHVQLGVLDGDEALFLERLTAPGAVINYTRVAGRLPLHASSIGLVLLAHGPADLRRRVLDGCLHRYTPNTPATAARLRAVLADVRQQGYAYCPGYVHLEALGVAAPVRDARGEVVAALAVIVPNASEASSVVPVVRTAARGVSRALGAPVGPRRGREPGDSRDGRTTAV, encoded by the coding sequence GTGAGGACACAACACGGCGAGTCGGTTCTGGCGAGGACGGTGCGGATCCTTGACGCGTTCACGCCCGAGGAGCCCGCCCTGACCGTCTCGGAGATCTCCCGGCGTTCCGGGCTGCACGTGGCGACCGCGTCGCGTCTGGTGGCCGAGCTGGTGTCGTACGGCTGCCTGATCCGGGACGACGACCGCCGGGTGCGGATCGGTATGCGCCTGTGGGAGTTGGCCACACGAGCCTCGCCCACCCTGTCGCTGCGCAACGCGGCCATGCCGTTCATGGAGGGTGTCCACGACGTCGTCGGCCACCACGTGCAGCTCGGTGTGCTGGACGGTGACGAGGCACTGTTCCTGGAGCGGCTGACAGCACCGGGTGCCGTCATCAACTACACCCGCGTCGCGGGGCGCCTGCCGCTGCACGCCTCCTCCATCGGCCTGGTCCTCCTCGCCCACGGGCCTGCTGACCTGCGCCGACGGGTGCTTGACGGATGCCTGCACCGCTATACCCCGAATACCCCCGCCACCGCCGCGCGGCTGCGGGCCGTTCTGGCTGATGTACGGCAGCAGGGTTACGCGTACTGCCCGGGGTATGTGCATCTGGAGGCCCTGGGCGTGGCAGCGCCGGTACGTGACGCGCGTGGTGAGGTAGTGGCCGCTCTGGCGGTGATCGTCCCCAACGCGTCGGAGGCCTCCTCCGTCGTGCCCGTGGTGCGGACGGCGGCACGCGGTGTCTCCCGTGCGCTCGGGGCACCGGTTGGTCCGAGGCGGGGCCGAGAGCCCGGTGACTCACGCGACGGTAGAACAACGGCCGTATGA
- a CDS encoding MDR family MFS transporter, translating to MSDSNAAVEAEEHSSSGTPRRFGLIFAALMAAMLLGSLDQTIVSTALPTIVGELHGVNHMAWVTTAYILAATIAMPVYGRLGDLLGHKALFLGGIGVFLAGSVVAGAAQDMTVLIIGRAVQGLGGGGLMITSQAVIADLVPPRQRAKYMAPMGAVFGLSSVIGPLLGGWFTDGIGWRWCFWINLPVGALALAVGAYALRVPRRAVKVVFDYVGFALMAAAVTCTVLVTTWGGTEYAWSDPLIIGMAVGGLLTWVLFFFSQSRAAEPIIPLWLFRSRIFNTATLIGLLVVGIGMFAIIGYLPTYLQMVYGLSATESGLLLIPMVVGMMATALPSGRLMSSTGRYKIFPIVGTVLVCAAALLMSTLDTETSLVLVCVYVFLLGAGLGGTMQPLVLAVQNDFPASDVGTATSANNFFREIGSTLGTAAVGSVFAHRLADQLAERLPAGAAGPVGDTHSLTPALVHSLPDKIQDAVILSYQHALTPVFRYLVPVFLIGLVLAFLLPEKKLADGSDPEATPATQPGETGPDIAEVSAPTGQ from the coding sequence TTGAGCGACTCAAACGCGGCTGTGGAGGCGGAGGAACACAGCTCCTCCGGGACCCCCCGCCGCTTCGGCCTCATATTCGCCGCCCTCATGGCCGCGATGCTGCTCGGGTCCCTGGACCAGACGATCGTCAGCACCGCACTGCCGACCATCGTCGGCGAGCTGCACGGCGTGAACCACATGGCGTGGGTGACCACCGCGTACATCCTCGCGGCCACCATCGCCATGCCCGTCTACGGTCGGCTCGGCGACCTGCTCGGCCACAAGGCACTGTTCCTCGGCGGCATCGGTGTCTTCCTCGCCGGCTCCGTGGTCGCGGGCGCGGCGCAGGACATGACCGTGCTGATCATCGGCCGGGCCGTACAGGGTCTGGGCGGTGGTGGGCTGATGATCACCTCGCAGGCGGTCATCGCCGACCTGGTCCCGCCGCGCCAACGCGCGAAATACATGGCCCCCATGGGTGCCGTCTTCGGCTTGTCCTCCGTCATCGGACCGCTGCTCGGGGGCTGGTTTACCGACGGCATCGGCTGGCGCTGGTGTTTCTGGATCAACCTGCCGGTCGGCGCCCTGGCCCTCGCCGTCGGCGCGTACGCCCTGCGCGTGCCGCGCAGAGCCGTCAAGGTCGTCTTCGACTACGTCGGCTTCGCCCTCATGGCGGCTGCGGTGACCTGCACGGTCCTGGTGACCACGTGGGGCGGCACGGAGTATGCCTGGTCCGACCCGCTGATCATCGGCATGGCCGTCGGCGGCCTGCTGACCTGGGTCCTGTTCTTCTTCTCCCAGAGCCGTGCCGCGGAGCCGATCATCCCGCTCTGGCTGTTCCGCAGCCGGATCTTCAACACGGCCACCCTGATCGGGCTCCTGGTCGTCGGCATCGGCATGTTCGCCATCATCGGCTACCTGCCCACGTACTTGCAGATGGTGTACGGCCTCAGCGCCACCGAGTCCGGGCTGCTGCTCATCCCCATGGTGGTCGGCATGATGGCCACCGCCCTGCCGTCCGGACGGCTGATGAGCAGCACGGGCCGCTACAAGATCTTCCCCATCGTCGGCACGGTCTTGGTGTGTGCCGCCGCGCTGCTGATGTCGACCCTGGACACCGAGACCTCACTGGTCCTGGTCTGCGTCTACGTCTTCCTGCTGGGCGCCGGTCTCGGCGGTACGATGCAGCCTCTGGTCCTGGCCGTGCAGAACGACTTTCCCGCCTCCGACGTCGGCACCGCGACCTCCGCCAACAACTTCTTCCGCGAGATCGGCTCCACCCTCGGCACCGCGGCCGTCGGCTCGGTGTTCGCCCACCGCCTCGCCGACCAGCTCGCCGAACGCCTCCCGGCCGGCGCCGCCGGCCCGGTCGGCGACACCCACTCGCTCACCCCGGCCCTGGTCCACTCCCTCCCGGACAAGATCCAGGACGCGGTGATCCTGTCCTACCAGCACGCCCTGACACCGGTCTTCCGCTACCTGGTCCCCGTGTTCCTCATCGGCCTTGTCCTCGCCTTCCTCCTCCCGGAGAAGAAGCTCGCCGACGGCAGCGATCCCGAGGCGACGCCGGCCACCCAGCCCGGTGAGACGGGGCCGGACATTGCTGAGGTATCGGCGCCGACAGGGCAGTGA
- a CDS encoding cytochrome P450, giving the protein MTEALEHSVVPPVSDVDPFAHDVLLDPEPLHEALRDTGPVVYLSRHDAYALARYEQVHAALVDWQHFESGSGVGLANFRHEEPWRPPSLLLEADPPRHDAPRRVLREILAPPALRRLRETWNNVAEELVEQVLAQGAEFDGFTALAEAFPLRAFPDAVGLGPDGRENLLPYGNMVFNAFGPRNDLVKADAHRLSELSAWVNAQCRREALSEDSFGAAIWAAVDRGDLTHEQAPVVVRSLLSAGVDTTVHGLAACLYAFATHPEEWQRLRERPELARAAFDEAVRWQSPVQTFFRTATTDVTIAGTVVPAGAKILMFLGAANRDPDRWSDPDRFDPTRDPSGHVGFGMGIHQCIGQHVARLEAEALLTALAGRVERFELTGTPRRHPNNTLRSWASLPLGVQPV; this is encoded by the coding sequence ATGACCGAGGCACTGGAGCATTCCGTCGTGCCGCCCGTAAGTGACGTCGACCCGTTCGCCCACGACGTCCTGTTGGACCCCGAACCGCTGCACGAGGCGCTGCGCGATACCGGTCCGGTCGTGTACCTCTCCCGCCATGACGCGTACGCCCTGGCCCGCTACGAGCAGGTGCATGCCGCACTGGTGGACTGGCAGCACTTCGAGTCGGGCTCGGGCGTGGGCCTGGCCAATTTCCGGCACGAGGAGCCGTGGCGGCCGCCGAGCCTGCTGCTGGAGGCGGACCCGCCCCGCCACGACGCCCCGCGCCGGGTGCTGCGGGAGATCCTCGCCCCACCCGCCTTGCGCCGCCTGCGCGAGACCTGGAACAACGTGGCGGAGGAACTCGTCGAGCAAGTCCTCGCTCAAGGAGCCGAGTTCGACGGCTTCACGGCGCTGGCGGAGGCGTTCCCACTGCGCGCTTTCCCTGACGCGGTGGGCCTCGGGCCGGACGGCCGGGAGAACCTCCTGCCGTACGGCAACATGGTCTTCAACGCCTTCGGCCCTCGCAACGACCTCGTCAAGGCGGACGCCCACCGGTTGTCCGAGCTGTCGGCATGGGTCAATGCCCAATGCCGGCGGGAGGCGTTGAGCGAGGACAGCTTCGGAGCTGCCATCTGGGCGGCTGTCGACCGTGGAGATCTGACACACGAGCAGGCACCGGTGGTGGTGCGCTCCCTGCTCTCGGCCGGCGTCGACACCACCGTGCATGGTCTGGCAGCCTGCCTGTACGCCTTCGCCACCCATCCCGAGGAGTGGCAACGTCTGCGGGAGCGGCCGGAGTTGGCCCGCGCCGCGTTCGACGAGGCGGTCCGCTGGCAGTCACCGGTGCAGACCTTCTTCCGCACCGCCACCACAGACGTCACCATCGCCGGCACGGTCGTCCCGGCGGGCGCGAAGATCCTCATGTTCCTCGGCGCGGCCAACCGCGACCCGGACCGCTGGAGCGACCCCGACCGCTTCGACCCCACTCGAGACCCCTCCGGCCACGTCGGCTTCGGCATGGGCATCCACCAGTGCATCGGCCAGCATGTGGCCCGCCTGGAGGCCGAGGCGCTGCTGACCGCGCTGGCCGGCCGCGTCGAGCGGTTCGAGCTGACCGGCACTCCGCGCCGCCACCCCAACAACACCCTGCGCTCCTGGGCGTCTCTGCCCCTGGGCGTCCAGCCCGTTTGA
- a CDS encoding TetR/AcrR family transcriptional regulator, whose protein sequence is MPRINDDPRARRSRAAALIAATELLVEGGPERVTHAAVAERAGVGRATVYRHWPDQQALLFDALANDVRPLLTFGEGPIRHQLVSQLEHMAEWLNQPVAVSVIATIVERAERDEDVRRIREEMFGHADKHFAGALAAAVERGEFRPGVEEHAREVVARILGPLLFQRFMLGARLDKDMVIGSVDAALAPWLPNA, encoded by the coding sequence ATGCCCCGTATCAACGACGACCCCCGCGCCCGCCGCAGCCGCGCAGCCGCATTGATCGCAGCCACTGAACTCCTCGTCGAAGGAGGGCCCGAACGCGTCACTCACGCCGCCGTCGCCGAACGGGCCGGAGTCGGCCGCGCCACCGTCTACCGGCACTGGCCCGACCAGCAGGCCCTCCTCTTCGACGCACTCGCCAACGACGTCCGCCCTCTGCTCACCTTCGGCGAAGGCCCGATCCGCCACCAACTGGTGAGCCAGCTTGAACACATGGCCGAGTGGCTCAACCAACCCGTCGCCGTGTCGGTCATCGCCACCATCGTCGAGCGGGCCGAGCGGGACGAGGACGTGCGGCGCATCCGCGAAGAGATGTTCGGCCACGCCGACAAGCACTTCGCGGGCGCGCTCGCCGCCGCTGTCGAACGCGGCGAATTCCGTCCCGGCGTCGAGGAACACGCCAGAGAAGTGGTTGCCCGGATTCTCGGTCCCCTGCTGTTCCAGCGGTTCATGCTCGGTGCGCGACTCGACAAGGACATGGTGATCGGCTCGGTCGACGCCGCGCTCGCTCCCTGGCTGCCGAACGCGTGA
- a CDS encoding TetR family transcriptional regulator — protein sequence MRSRTTLDAETILAATEDVLRRYGPEKATVLDVARALGVSHASVYKHFSSKAALREAVTRRWISRAHGSLAAVAADTGSAAPERLRAWLTALFASKRAVTSEDPQLFATYRVLEAEHSGAVADHIADLIEQLRVIIADGVGSGDFTSADPAATARTVFEATIGYHHPVHAARWQAPGADAALEALCTLLLDGLRSR from the coding sequence ATGCGTTCACGCACGACGCTGGACGCCGAGACCATCCTGGCCGCCACCGAGGACGTGCTGCGCCGCTACGGGCCGGAGAAGGCGACGGTGCTGGACGTGGCGCGCGCTCTGGGGGTCAGCCACGCCAGCGTCTACAAGCACTTCTCGTCCAAGGCGGCACTGCGCGAAGCCGTCACCCGGCGCTGGATCAGCCGCGCGCACGGCAGCCTCGCGGCGGTCGCGGCCGACACCGGTTCCGCAGCGCCCGAGCGGCTGCGCGCCTGGCTCACCGCGCTGTTCGCCTCCAAACGGGCGGTGACGTCCGAGGACCCGCAGCTGTTTGCCACGTACCGGGTCCTGGAGGCCGAGCACAGCGGCGCGGTCGCCGACCACATAGCCGACCTGATCGAGCAACTGCGCGTCATCATCGCCGACGGGGTCGGCAGCGGGGACTTCACCTCGGCCGACCCTGCCGCGACGGCGCGGACCGTCTTCGAAGCCACCATTGGCTACCACCACCCCGTCCACGCCGCCCGGTGGCAGGCCCCCGGGGCGGACGCCGCCTTGGAGGCCCTGTGCACCCTCCTCCTCGACGGACTGCGTTCACGCTGA
- a CDS encoding S-(hydroxymethyl)mycothiol dehydrogenase, whose protein sequence is MAQQVRGVVARAKGEPVGIETIVIPDPGPGEVVVRIQSCGVCHTDLHYRDGGINDEFPFLLGHEAAGIVESIGEGVPDVEPGDFVILNWRAVCGQCRACLRGRPWYCFDTHNARQKMTLTDGTELSPALGIGAFAEKTLVAAGQCTKVDPAASPAAAGLLGCGVMAGIGAAINTGAVTRGDSVAVIGCGGVGAAAVVGSQLAGASRIIAVDIDDRKLATAASLGATHTINSRETDPVEAVRELTGGFGADVVIDAVGRPETYRQAFYARDLAGTVVLVGVPAPEMKLQLPLLDVFGRGGALKSSWYGDCLPSRDCPLLIDLYLQGRLDLDAFVSETIALEGVEDAFARMHKGDVLRSVVVL, encoded by the coding sequence ATGGCCCAGCAGGTACGAGGCGTCGTCGCGAGGGCGAAGGGCGAGCCGGTCGGCATCGAGACGATCGTGATCCCCGACCCGGGGCCGGGGGAGGTGGTGGTACGGATCCAGTCGTGCGGGGTCTGCCACACCGACCTCCACTACCGCGATGGCGGCATCAACGACGAGTTCCCCTTTCTGCTCGGCCACGAGGCGGCCGGGATCGTCGAGTCGATCGGTGAAGGCGTGCCCGACGTGGAGCCCGGCGACTTCGTGATCCTCAACTGGCGTGCCGTGTGCGGCCAGTGCCGGGCCTGTCTGCGTGGCCGGCCCTGGTACTGCTTCGACACCCACAACGCCCGGCAGAAAATGACCCTCACCGACGGCACTGAGCTGTCCCCGGCCCTGGGCATCGGTGCCTTCGCCGAGAAGACCCTGGTCGCGGCCGGACAGTGCACCAAGGTCGACCCGGCCGCGTCGCCGGCCGCAGCAGGCCTGCTGGGCTGTGGCGTGATGGCGGGCATCGGCGCGGCGATCAACACCGGTGCGGTCACCCGTGGTGACTCCGTGGCCGTCATCGGCTGCGGGGGAGTCGGCGCCGCAGCCGTGGTGGGTTCCCAGCTGGCGGGTGCGTCGAGGATCATCGCGGTGGACATCGACGACCGCAAGCTGGCCACTGCCGCATCCTTGGGCGCCACACACACCATCAACTCGCGGGAAACGGACCCGGTGGAGGCCGTACGCGAACTGACCGGCGGCTTCGGCGCGGACGTGGTCATCGACGCCGTAGGGCGCCCGGAGACATACCGGCAGGCCTTCTACGCCCGCGACCTGGCCGGCACGGTCGTCCTCGTCGGCGTACCCGCGCCCGAAATGAAACTCCAACTGCCACTGCTGGACGTCTTCGGCCGCGGCGGGGCGCTGAAGTCCTCCTGGTACGGCGACTGTCTGCCCTCACGAGACTGCCCGTTGCTGATCGATCTGTATCTCCAGGGGCGTCTGGACCTCGATGCGTTCGTCAGCGAGACGATCGCCCTGGAGGGCGTCGAGGACGCCTTCGCCCGGATGCACAAGGGCGACGTGCTCCGCTCAGTTGTCGTTCTGTGA
- a CDS encoding SDR family oxidoreductase, which yields MTGGSAGIGQEIARKLSSEGADIAVADVDAADDTQGAVEGYGRRFISAKVDVSDEAQVNAFAAEVRDALGPVDILVNNAGIVPFAGIDDVTFEQWSRTFAVNVTGAFLMAKAFLEDLRQSTAGRVINITSGSYWVSPPPFVAYVSSKGALNGFTNVLAANLAEHNVTVNAVAPSLVPTAAALRSADEAFFDMTVQMQDLKRRQSPTDVANTVAFLASDDAAFITGQILAVDGGLTRR from the coding sequence GTGACCGGCGGCAGTGCCGGAATCGGTCAGGAGATCGCCCGAAAGCTGTCGTCCGAAGGGGCCGACATCGCGGTTGCCGATGTCGACGCGGCGGACGATACGCAGGGGGCTGTCGAAGGGTACGGGCGGCGGTTCATCAGCGCGAAGGTCGACGTCTCCGACGAGGCTCAGGTGAATGCCTTCGCCGCGGAGGTCCGGGATGCGCTCGGCCCAGTCGACATCCTCGTGAACAACGCGGGCATCGTGCCCTTCGCCGGCATCGACGACGTGACGTTCGAGCAGTGGAGCCGGACCTTCGCGGTCAACGTGACCGGAGCCTTCTTGATGGCCAAGGCATTTCTCGAGGACCTCAGGCAGTCCACCGCCGGTCGAGTGATCAACATAACGTCCGGGAGCTACTGGGTGAGCCCGCCACCATTTGTCGCGTACGTCTCCTCCAAGGGTGCCCTCAACGGGTTCACCAACGTGCTGGCGGCCAACCTCGCGGAACACAATGTGACGGTCAACGCGGTCGCTCCCAGTCTGGTCCCCACAGCCGCGGCGCTCCGGAGCGCGGACGAGGCGTTCTTCGACATGACCGTACAGATGCAGGATCTGAAGCGACGACAGAGTCCGACGGACGTCGCCAACACGGTGGCGTTCCTCGCCTCCGACGACGCCGCGTTCATCACCGGCCAGATCCTCGCCGTCGACGGAGGGCTCACGCGTCGCTGA
- a CDS encoding MBL fold metallo-hydrolase, with translation MTAARIEHLVTSGTFSLDGGTWDVDNNVWIVGDDDEVIVIDASHDAGAIGAAVGDRRLRAIVCTHGHDDHIGAAPALADATGAPILIHLDDRLLWKHTHPDRNPDGYLSDMRRLRVAGFELTVLHSPGHTPGAICLHAPSLGTVFTGDTLFAGGPGATGRSYSCFPTIVRSIRDRLLVLPPETVVRTGHGESTTIGAEAPHLQEWIARGH, from the coding sequence GTGACGGCCGCCCGCATCGAGCACCTGGTCACGTCCGGCACCTTCAGCCTGGACGGCGGCACCTGGGACGTCGACAACAACGTGTGGATCGTGGGCGACGACGACGAGGTGATCGTCATCGACGCCTCTCACGACGCCGGTGCCATCGGCGCCGCCGTCGGAGACCGGCGGCTACGGGCCATCGTGTGCACCCATGGCCACGACGACCACATCGGCGCCGCTCCCGCGCTGGCCGACGCGACCGGTGCGCCGATCCTGATCCATCTCGACGACCGGCTGCTGTGGAAGCACACCCACCCGGACCGGAACCCTGACGGCTACCTCTCCGACATGCGCCGACTTCGTGTGGCCGGCTTTGAACTGACCGTGCTGCACAGCCCCGGACACACGCCTGGCGCAATCTGTCTGCACGCTCCGTCACTGGGTACCGTCTTCACCGGCGACACCCTGTTCGCCGGCGGACCGGGGGCCACCGGGCGGTCGTACTCCTGCTTCCCGACGATCGTCCGTTCCATCCGTGACCGGCTGCTGGTGCTGCCGCCGGAAACCGTGGTCCGCACCGGCCACGGCGAGTCGACCACCATCGGAGCCGAGGCCCCGCACCTGCAGGAGTGGATCGCCCGAGGCCACTGA
- a CDS encoding DUF1269 domain-containing protein: MSVNENAVALRFADRAAAYQALSELKYLSPATTEVRAAVLVERLQDGAVRVPEGMDGEEGRNTAVGGLVGSLVGILGGPLGVLMGWGVGALIGGGHDYKRAEQATTAVGVFAQQVPPGGTAILAEVRESDTQALDQLAMRYDAVLERRPADSLRTELKAMEEAADRSRREEAKQRRERERAEKKSRKGGATPPQQATA; encoded by the coding sequence ATGTCCGTGAACGAGAACGCCGTTGCCCTGCGCTTCGCCGACCGCGCCGCCGCGTATCAGGCGCTCAGCGAACTGAAGTACCTCAGCCCCGCCACGACCGAGGTCCGTGCCGCCGTCCTGGTCGAGCGCCTCCAGGACGGCGCGGTGCGCGTCCCCGAGGGCATGGACGGCGAGGAGGGGAGGAACACCGCGGTCGGCGGGCTGGTCGGCTCGCTCGTCGGCATCCTCGGCGGACCCCTCGGCGTGCTGATGGGCTGGGGCGTCGGCGCGCTGATCGGGGGAGGCCACGACTACAAGCGGGCCGAACAGGCCACCACCGCCGTCGGCGTCTTCGCCCAGCAGGTACCGCCGGGCGGCACGGCCATCCTGGCCGAGGTCAGGGAGTCCGACACCCAGGCCCTGGACCAGCTGGCCATGCGCTACGACGCCGTCCTCGAACGCCGCCCCGCCGACTCCCTCCGCACCGAACTGAAGGCCATGGAAGAGGCCGCTGACCGGAGCAGGAGGGAGGAGGCGAAGCAGCGGCGTGAGCGCGAGCGCGCCGAGAAGAAGTCGAGGAAGGGCGGCGCGACACCGCCGCAGCAGGCCACCGCATAA
- a CDS encoding PDR/VanB family oxidoreductase yields MVGTSALADAGPGVGPGLTVSAKEHVAEGVVSLTLTHPGGARLPDWTPGSHIDLVLPDGTTRQYSLCGDRWDAHTYRIAVLREPVGRGGSAYVHDRLSPGDLVGVGGPRNHFPLVPSEKYLFIAGGIGITPLLPMVRQAELLGAEWQLLYGGRTRSSMAFREELTAAYGERVHVVPQDELGLLDLEAWLGTPRPDTKVYCCGPAPLLAAVEAACAAWPPYALRTERFTAAAQTPPVRKTPFKVELRRTGRTVTVTPDVSVLEAVRRAGVGVLSSCEQGTCGTCLTPVLEGRPDHRDSVLADHERTANDCMFLCVSRSCGDRLVLDL; encoded by the coding sequence GTGGTCGGAACCAGTGCGCTGGCGGATGCAGGTCCCGGTGTCGGTCCGGGACTGACGGTCTCCGCGAAGGAGCACGTCGCCGAGGGCGTCGTATCACTCACCCTCACCCACCCCGGCGGGGCACGGCTGCCGGACTGGACGCCGGGGTCCCACATCGACCTCGTGCTGCCGGACGGGACGACCCGGCAGTACTCGCTGTGCGGCGACCGATGGGACGCGCACACCTACCGGATCGCCGTGCTGCGGGAGCCCGTGGGCCGGGGAGGGTCCGCCTACGTGCACGACCGGTTGAGCCCAGGGGACCTCGTCGGGGTCGGCGGCCCGCGCAATCACTTCCCCCTCGTCCCGTCGGAGAAGTACCTCTTCATCGCGGGCGGCATCGGCATCACGCCGCTGCTGCCCATGGTGCGGCAGGCCGAACTGCTCGGTGCGGAGTGGCAGTTGCTGTACGGCGGGCGTACGCGGTCATCAATGGCCTTTCGCGAGGAACTGACGGCGGCCTACGGCGAGCGGGTCCACGTCGTCCCGCAGGACGAACTCGGGCTGCTGGACCTGGAGGCCTGGCTGGGCACACCGCGGCCGGACACCAAGGTGTACTGCTGCGGCCCCGCCCCGCTGCTCGCCGCCGTCGAAGCGGCCTGCGCCGCCTGGCCGCCGTACGCCCTGCGCACCGAGCGCTTCACCGCCGCCGCGCAGACCCCGCCAGTCCGCAAGACGCCCTTCAAGGTAGAACTGCGGCGCACCGGACGCACGGTCACCGTCACTCCGGACGTGTCCGTGCTGGAGGCGGTGCGCAGGGCCGGCGTGGGCGTGCTGTCCTCCTGCGAACAGGGCACCTGCGGCACATGCCTGACGCCCGTGTTGGAAGGGCGGCCGGACCACCGGGACTCGGTGCTGGCCGACCACGAACGGACCGCGAACGACTGCATGTTCCTGTGCGTGTCGCGCTCCTGCGGCGACCGTCTCGTCCTCGATCTGTGA
- a CDS encoding aldo/keto reductase gives METRQLGAGGPRVSAFGLGCMRMSNSTAAADEAEGIATIRAALDAGVTLLDTGDFYGTGHNEELIRRALSAEGREKAVLSVKFGTMTDPDGHFGGMDGRPQAVKNYLAYSLQRLGTDHVDVYRPGRLDPTVPIEDTIGAIAEMVQAGHVRAIGLSEVGSETIRRAHAVHPIADLQVEYSLFSRGIEGGVLDTCRELGIAVTAYGVLSYGLLSGNWTRQAPSPTDLRALMPRFQDGNVESNLKLVQALHEIADARGATAAQLAIAWVLAQGRGLADIVAIVGSRTRRQLAEALPGAGLVLTEEELEAIEQAVPISAVAGNRGALGMRDGER, from the coding sequence ATGGAAACACGGCAGCTGGGGGCCGGTGGTCCGCGTGTCTCGGCGTTCGGTCTGGGTTGTATGAGGATGTCGAACAGCACCGCTGCGGCAGATGAAGCGGAGGGCATTGCGACGATCCGTGCCGCCCTCGATGCGGGAGTCACCCTCCTGGACACTGGTGACTTCTACGGAACAGGCCACAATGAGGAGTTGATCCGCCGGGCGTTGTCCGCCGAGGGCCGGGAGAAGGCCGTTCTCAGCGTGAAGTTCGGCACGATGACGGACCCTGATGGGCACTTCGGCGGCATGGACGGGCGCCCGCAGGCGGTGAAGAACTATCTGGCCTACTCGCTGCAGCGACTCGGCACCGACCACGTCGACGTCTATCGCCCGGGCCGCCTCGATCCGACGGTGCCGATCGAGGACACGATCGGGGCCATCGCCGAGATGGTTCAGGCCGGGCATGTGCGTGCGATCGGACTGTCGGAGGTCGGCTCGGAGACGATCCGGCGGGCTCATGCGGTTCACCCGATTGCCGATCTACAGGTCGAGTACTCCCTGTTCAGCCGCGGCATCGAGGGCGGCGTCCTGGACACCTGCCGGGAGCTGGGCATCGCCGTCACGGCCTACGGGGTGCTCTCCTACGGGCTGCTGAGCGGCAACTGGACGCGGCAGGCCCCCTCACCGACCGACCTTCGGGCGTTGATGCCGCGCTTTCAGGACGGCAACGTGGAGAGCAACCTCAAGCTGGTCCAGGCACTTCACGAGATCGCCGACGCCCGCGGAGCCACGGCGGCACAGTTGGCCATTGCCTGGGTGCTCGCGCAGGGCCGCGGGCTGGCTGACATCGTCGCCATTGTCGGGTCGCGCACGCGCCGGCAGCTGGCCGAGGCGCTGCCGGGGGCCGGACTGGTCCTGACCGAGGAGGAGCTGGAAGCGATCGAACAGGCGGTGCCGATCTCCGCGGTCGCCGGCAACCGCGGAGCGCTGGGCATGAGGGACGGGGAGCGCTGA
- a CDS encoding TetR/AcrR family transcriptional regulator, translated as MIDKDGRASESAGRRRHRRSADPSRRHDPELTRQSIMDAANEEFGEHGFKGARVERIAAAAGVNHSLITYHFGGKQGLYDAVTERWITKGATMMSGAEPFAEIVRDFVRWEHDEKVSIIRTLVRGELDGKPPPPEAWAARLLDVVDETRRRQARGEIRADLDVGALTLAFFTAAMAPEILPQLTATVTGADPASAEFIDRYAEQLARLVHTLVEVPQDGPGNRTVPPQSAGETQAEDHPGN; from the coding sequence GTGATCGACAAGGATGGGCGTGCTTCTGAGTCGGCGGGGCGGCGGCGTCATCGGCGCTCGGCTGATCCCAGCCGTCGGCATGATCCGGAGCTGACGCGTCAGAGCATCATGGACGCGGCGAACGAGGAGTTCGGCGAGCACGGCTTCAAGGGAGCCCGTGTGGAGCGGATCGCTGCCGCGGCCGGTGTGAACCATTCGTTGATCACCTACCATTTCGGTGGCAAGCAGGGTCTTTACGATGCTGTCACCGAGCGGTGGATCACCAAGGGCGCGACCATGATGAGCGGTGCGGAGCCGTTCGCCGAGATCGTCCGGGACTTCGTGCGCTGGGAGCACGACGAGAAGGTGTCGATCATCCGCACGCTGGTCCGCGGGGAACTCGACGGCAAGCCTCCGCCTCCCGAGGCGTGGGCGGCCCGGCTGCTCGATGTCGTCGACGAAACCCGCAGAAGGCAGGCCAGGGGTGAGATCCGGGCCGATCTGGATGTCGGCGCGTTGACGCTGGCGTTCTTCACCGCGGCGATGGCGCCGGAGATCCTGCCGCAGCTGACCGCGACCGTCACGGGTGCGGATCCGGCTTCCGCGGAGTTCATCGACCGCTATGCCGAACAACTGGCCCGCCTGGTCCATACACTCGTCGAAGTTCCCCAGGACGGACCGGGGAACCGGACGGTCCCCCCGCAGAGCGCCGGCGAGACGCAGGCCGAGGACCACCCCGGCAACTGA